A region of Piscinibacter gummiphilus DNA encodes the following proteins:
- the lepB gene encoding signal peptidase I, translating into MGALTGVLYGCLVVFLGGWYLGKWPGNFSFLLFILTVVTLVYWLAERFRFAPARQAAARNLEAQDAARRQQLADKGIAKVDGDISSAREALLAQPWWLDWTAGLFPVILVVFLLRSFLFEPFKIPSASMVPTLLIGDLILVNKYHYGIRLPVINKKIIPLNEPQRGDVMVFRYPANPTIDYIKRVVGVPGDEVAYLNQKLYLNGKPVPTQTLPEFYDEDGTQAGDGMRYRAQFSEKLGEKDHRILVDPKRPSYVVPHATFPYKENCRYSAEGITCKVPAGHYFMMGDNRDYSEDSRFWGFVPDENIVGKAFFIWMNFGNFKRFGSFN; encoded by the coding sequence ATGGGTGCTCTGACTGGTGTTCTGTATGGCTGCCTCGTGGTGTTCCTGGGGGGCTGGTACCTCGGGAAGTGGCCCGGCAACTTCTCCTTCCTCCTGTTCATCCTGACGGTCGTCACGCTGGTGTACTGGCTGGCCGAACGCTTCCGTTTCGCACCCGCCCGCCAGGCCGCGGCGCGAAACCTCGAAGCCCAGGACGCGGCCCGCCGGCAGCAGCTGGCCGACAAGGGCATCGCGAAGGTCGACGGCGACATCTCGTCGGCCCGCGAGGCGCTGCTCGCCCAGCCCTGGTGGCTCGACTGGACGGCCGGGCTGTTCCCGGTGATCCTGGTGGTGTTCCTGCTGCGCTCGTTCCTGTTCGAACCCTTCAAGATCCCGTCCGCGTCGATGGTGCCCACGCTGCTGATCGGCGACCTCATCCTCGTCAACAAGTACCACTACGGCATCCGCCTGCCGGTGATCAACAAGAAGATCATCCCGCTGAACGAACCGCAGCGCGGCGACGTGATGGTGTTCCGCTACCCGGCCAACCCCACCATCGACTACATCAAGCGGGTGGTGGGCGTGCCGGGCGACGAGGTGGCGTATCTGAACCAGAAGCTGTACCTGAACGGCAAGCCCGTGCCCACCCAGACGCTGCCCGAGTTCTACGACGAGGATGGCACGCAGGCGGGTGACGGCATGCGCTACCGGGCGCAGTTCTCCGAGAAGCTCGGCGAGAAGGACCACCGCATCCTCGTCGACCCGAAGCGCCCCAGTTACGTCGTGCCACATGCCACTTTCCCTTACAAGGAAAACTGCCGCTACAGTGCCGAGGGAATCACCTGCAAGGTGCCGGCGGGTCATTACTTCATGATGGGTGACAACCGCGACTACTCGGAAGACTCGCGGTTCTGGGGCTTCGTGCCCGACGAGAACATCGTCGGCAAGGCCTTCTTCATCTGGATGAACTTCGGCAACTTCAAGCGCTTCGGTTCTTTCAACTGA
- the rnc gene encoding ribonuclease III: MDHRLTALQQRLGHTFARPELLSRAITHRSFGADHNERLEFLGDAVLSLAISGLLYERFSGSDEGDLTRVRAHLVREDSLHRVALVIGLPDVLRLSDGEARGGGAQRPSILADALEAIIGATFVDGGFDAARSLVKLLFGEVIATTEIDGWAKDAKTELQEWLQARRLPVPTYRILGTRGQAHAQTFEVECAVPALGLTEAGEGRSRRNAEQEAANRMLRALKASDKPGSALRS, encoded by the coding sequence GTGGACCACCGCCTCACCGCCCTCCAACAACGTCTGGGACACACGTTCGCCCGGCCGGAGTTGCTGAGCCGTGCCATCACGCACCGCAGCTTCGGCGCCGACCACAACGAGCGCCTCGAGTTCCTGGGCGACGCGGTGCTCAGCCTGGCCATCAGCGGCCTGCTGTACGAGCGGTTCAGCGGCTCCGACGAGGGCGACCTGACCCGGGTGCGGGCCCACCTCGTCCGCGAGGACAGCCTGCACCGCGTGGCCCTCGTGATCGGGCTGCCCGACGTGCTGCGCCTGAGCGACGGCGAAGCCCGCGGCGGCGGCGCCCAGCGCCCCTCCATCCTGGCCGACGCGCTGGAAGCCATCATCGGCGCCACCTTCGTCGACGGCGGCTTCGACGCCGCCCGCAGCCTCGTCAAGCTGCTGTTCGGCGAGGTGATCGCCACCACCGAGATCGACGGCTGGGCGAAGGACGCGAAGACCGAACTCCAGGAATGGCTGCAGGCCCGCCGCCTGCCGGTTCCCACCTACCGCATCCTGGGCACCCGTGGCCAGGCCCATGCCCAGACCTTCGAGGTCGAATGCGCCGTCCCGGCGCTCGGCCTCACCGAAGCCGGCGAAGGCCGGTCCCGCCGAAACGCCGAACAGGAAGCCGCCAACCGCATGTTGCGCGCCCTGAAGGCGAGCGACAAACCCGGCAGCGCCTTGCGCTCCTGA
- the recO gene encoding DNA repair protein RecO: MAAPRPVRQARAPSVLAAYVLHRYDWSESSLVLDVFTRESGRLPVIAKGAKRPYSQLRPVLLPFQRLFVTLGKPPKAGEAGDAVEAGGEVRLLRGAEWAGGSAMLTGAALFSGFYLNELLMKLLARQDPHPELFDAYAATLPSLASADDAVTQAALRAFELTLLLRLGLLPDLTVVTATQQSVALDGGYALLPEVGLVSARPSDTPISGTDLVGVQAALEHGSIPALQQACGRVLPALRSQLRALLHYHLGSNVLRTRQVMIGVQSLG, from the coding sequence GTGGCCGCCCCTCGCCCGGTGCGCCAGGCGCGCGCCCCCTCCGTCCTCGCCGCCTACGTGCTCCACCGCTACGACTGGAGCGAGTCGAGCCTCGTGCTCGACGTCTTCACTCGAGAGTCGGGGCGCCTGCCCGTCATCGCCAAGGGCGCCAAGCGGCCGTATTCGCAGCTGCGCCCGGTGCTGCTGCCGTTCCAGCGCCTGTTCGTCACGCTCGGCAAGCCTCCGAAGGCGGGTGAGGCCGGCGACGCGGTGGAGGCGGGCGGCGAAGTGCGCCTGCTGCGCGGTGCCGAGTGGGCCGGCGGGTCGGCCATGCTGACCGGTGCGGCCCTCTTCAGCGGCTTCTACCTGAACGAGTTGCTGATGAAGCTGCTCGCCCGCCAGGACCCCCATCCCGAACTGTTCGACGCCTACGCGGCCACGCTCCCCTCGCTTGCCTCGGCCGACGACGCCGTGACGCAGGCCGCGCTGCGGGCGTTCGAGCTGACCCTGCTGCTGCGCCTGGGCCTGCTGCCCGACCTGACCGTGGTCACCGCCACGCAGCAGTCCGTGGCGCTGGATGGCGGCTACGCGCTGCTGCCCGAAGTGGGGCTTGTGTCGGCCCGGCCGTCGGACACCCCGATCAGCGGCACCGACCTCGTGGGGGTGCAGGCGGCGCTGGAGCACGGCAGCATCCCCGCGCTCCAGCAGGCCTGCGGCAGGGTCTTGCCTGCGCTGCGTTCGCAACTCCGGGCCCTGCTTCACTATCATCTCGGCTCGAACGTGCTGCGCACGCGGCAGGTGATGATCGGTGTGCAATCCCTCGGCTGA
- the acpS gene encoding holo-ACP synthase, whose amino-acid sequence MIYGIGTDLCDIRRIAASMARRGDRFAEKVLGPNEILVFRARRARVEARGLSYLATRFSAKEAFSKAIGLGMHMPMTWRACEILNAPSGKPEIRLHGALADWFTERGLKAHVTVTDEQDYASSFVVVEALDPSKELRP is encoded by the coding sequence ATGATCTACGGCATCGGCACCGACCTCTGCGACATCCGGCGCATCGCCGCGTCGATGGCCCGCCGTGGCGACCGCTTCGCCGAGAAGGTGCTGGGTCCCAACGAGATCCTCGTGTTCCGCGCCCGCCGCGCGCGGGTCGAGGCCCGGGGCCTCAGCTACCTCGCCACCCGCTTCTCGGCGAAGGAGGCCTTCTCGAAGGCCATCGGCCTCGGCATGCACATGCCGATGACCTGGCGCGCCTGCGAGATCCTCAACGCGCCCAGCGGCAAGCCCGAGATCCGGTTGCACGGCGCGCTCGCCGACTGGTTCACCGAACGCGGCCTGAAGGCCCACGTCACGGTGACCGACGAACAAGACTACGCTTCCAGCTTCGTCGTGGTGGAAGCCCTCGACCCCTCCAAGGAACTCCGTCCATGA
- a CDS encoding DUF4845 domain-containing protein: MTLPFRSPRGQRGVTLFGLMFWAILIGIVTLVALKVLPTVNEYLTIQRAIDKIASSSPATVPEVRAAFERQKEIEYSIQSVTGNDLAVTKVNDKLVISFAYDKEIELMGPVYLLLKYEGKSK; the protein is encoded by the coding sequence ATGACCCTCCCGTTTCGTTCGCCCCGCGGTCAACGCGGTGTGACCTTGTTCGGGCTGATGTTCTGGGCCATCCTGATCGGCATCGTCACGCTGGTCGCACTGAAGGTGCTGCCCACGGTCAACGAATACCTGACGATCCAGCGCGCCATCGACAAGATCGCCTCGTCGAGTCCGGCCACCGTGCCGGAGGTCCGCGCGGCGTTCGAGCGGCAGAAAGAGATCGAGTACTCGATCCAGTCCGTCACCGGCAACGACCTCGCGGTCACCAAGGTCAACGACAAGCTCGTGATCTCGTTCGCCTACGACAAGGAAATCGAGCTGATGGGCCCGGTATACCTGTTGCTGAAATACGAAGGCAAGTCGAAGTAA
- the lepA gene encoding translation elongation factor 4 — protein sequence MDHIRNFSIIAHIDHGKSTLADRLIHRCGGLSDREMEAQVLDSMDIERERGITIKAQTAALEYVARDGKTYQLNLIDTPGHVDFSYEVSRSLSACEGALLVVDASQGVEAQTVANCYTALDLGVEVIPVLNKMDLPQADPERAKEEIEDVIGIDAENAIPCSAKTGMGIDDILEAVITRMPPPKGVPDAPLRAMIIDSWFDNYVGVVMLVRVVDGQLKRGERFKMMASGAAYAAEQLGVFTPKSVSRDALKAGEVGFVIAGIKELQAAKVGDTLTMEKKLPNNLGPAAEALPGFKEIQPQVFAGLYPTEASEYDQLRDALEKLKLNDSSLRYEPEVSQALGFGFRCGFLGLLHMEIVQERLEREFDQDLITTAPSVVYEVELGNKEVIQVENPSKMPDLGRIAEIREPIVTVHLYMPQDYVGPVMTLANQKRGVQMNMAYHGRQVMLTYEMPLAEIVLDFFDKLKSVSRGYASMDYEFKEYRAADVVKVDIMLNGDRVDALSIIVHRSQSQFRSRAVVAKMRELISRQQFDVAIQAAIGANIIARETIKALRKNVIAKCYGGDITRKRKLLEKQKAGKKRMKQIGSVEVPQEAFLAILQVED from the coding sequence ATGGATCACATCCGAAATTTCTCCATCATTGCCCACATCGACCACGGCAAGTCGACGCTGGCCGACCGCCTCATCCACCGCTGCGGGGGGCTGAGCGATCGCGAGATGGAAGCGCAGGTCCTCGACTCGATGGACATCGAGCGCGAGCGCGGCATCACCATCAAGGCGCAGACCGCCGCACTCGAATACGTGGCGCGTGACGGCAAGACCTACCAGCTCAACCTGATCGACACCCCCGGGCACGTCGACTTCTCGTACGAAGTGAGCCGCTCGCTGTCGGCTTGCGAGGGCGCGCTGCTGGTGGTCGACGCGAGCCAGGGCGTCGAGGCGCAGACCGTGGCGAACTGCTACACGGCGCTCGACCTCGGCGTCGAGGTGATCCCGGTCCTGAACAAGATGGACCTGCCGCAGGCCGATCCCGAGCGCGCGAAGGAAGAGATCGAGGACGTGATCGGCATCGACGCCGAGAACGCCATCCCGTGCAGCGCCAAGACGGGCATGGGCATCGACGACATCCTCGAGGCCGTGATCACCCGCATGCCGCCCCCGAAGGGCGTGCCCGACGCGCCGCTGCGCGCCATGATCATCGACTCCTGGTTCGACAACTACGTCGGCGTCGTGATGCTGGTGCGTGTGGTCGACGGACAGCTCAAGCGCGGTGAACGCTTCAAGATGATGGCGTCCGGCGCGGCCTACGCGGCCGAGCAGCTGGGTGTGTTCACGCCGAAGTCGGTCTCCCGCGACGCGCTCAAGGCGGGCGAGGTGGGCTTCGTGATCGCCGGCATCAAGGAACTGCAGGCGGCCAAGGTGGGCGACACGCTCACGATGGAAAAGAAGCTGCCGAACAACCTGGGCCCTGCGGCCGAGGCGCTGCCGGGCTTCAAGGAGATCCAGCCGCAGGTGTTCGCCGGCCTGTACCCCACCGAGGCCAGCGAGTACGACCAGCTCCGCGACGCGCTCGAGAAGCTCAAGCTCAACGACTCGTCGCTGCGCTACGAGCCCGAGGTGTCGCAGGCGCTCGGCTTCGGCTTCCGTTGCGGCTTCCTCGGCCTGCTGCACATGGAGATCGTGCAGGAGCGCCTGGAGCGCGAGTTCGACCAGGACCTGATCACCACGGCGCCGTCCGTCGTGTACGAGGTGGAGCTGGGCAACAAGGAAGTCATCCAGGTCGAGAACCCGTCGAAGATGCCCGACCTGGGCCGCATCGCCGAGATCCGCGAGCCCATCGTCACGGTGCACCTGTACATGCCCCAGGACTACGTGGGGCCGGTCATGACGCTCGCGAACCAGAAGCGCGGCGTGCAGATGAACATGGCGTACCACGGCCGCCAGGTGATGCTCACCTACGAGATGCCGCTCGCCGAGATCGTGCTCGACTTCTTCGACAAGCTGAAGAGCGTGTCGCGGGGCTACGCGTCCATGGACTACGAGTTCAAGGAGTACCGCGCCGCCGACGTCGTGAAGGTCGACATCATGCTGAACGGCGATCGGGTCGACGCGCTGTCGATCATCGTGCACCGCAGCCAGAGCCAGTTCCGCTCTCGGGCCGTCGTCGCCAAGATGCGCGAACTGATCTCGCGCCAGCAGTTCGACGTCGCCATCCAGGCGGCCATCGGGGCCAACATCATTGCCCGTGAGACAATCAAGGCCCTGAGAAAGAACGTGATCGCGAAGTGCTACGGGGGCGACATCACCCGCAAGCGCAAGCTCCTCGAAAAACAAAAGGCCGGCAAGAAACGCATGAAGCAGATCGGCTCCGTCGAGGTGCCGCAGGAAGCGTTCCTGGCCATCCTCCAAGTGGAAGATTGA
- the nagZ gene encoding beta-N-acetylhexosaminidase — translation MTPHAPVVLDIAGTTLNADDRRRLAHPLTGGLILFARNWTDRRQLVELTHEIKSIRPDVLICVDHEGGRVQRFRTDGFTHLPPMRVLGELWHTDGNGGPGSGALTATDAATAAGYVLGAELRACGVDLSFTPVLDLDHGSSGVIGDRAFHRDPRVATVLAKSLMHGLLLSGMANCGKHFPGHGFVKADSHTEVPVDKRSLKAILADDARPYEWLSTSLTSVMPAHVIYPKVDERPAGFSDRWLKDILRLQLGFTGAVFSDDLSMEGARRIDGTLVSYADAAKVALNAGCDLVLLCNQSTGDGRPVDDLLDGLAESLTQGGWTPDPDSEARRVALLPQAAPLTWDALMHHPAYQRALERLP, via the coding sequence ATGACCCCGCACGCCCCCGTCGTCCTCGACATCGCCGGCACCACGCTCAACGCCGACGACCGCCGCCGCCTCGCGCACCCGCTCACCGGTGGCCTGATCCTCTTCGCACGCAACTGGACGGACCGCCGCCAGCTCGTCGAACTGACACACGAGATCAAGTCGATCCGGCCCGACGTGCTCATCTGCGTGGACCACGAAGGCGGCCGCGTGCAACGCTTCCGCACCGACGGCTTCACGCACCTGCCGCCCATGCGCGTGCTGGGCGAGCTGTGGCACACCGACGGCAACGGCGGCCCGGGCTCGGGCGCGCTGACCGCCACCGACGCCGCCACGGCCGCCGGCTACGTGCTGGGCGCCGAACTGCGCGCCTGCGGCGTGGACCTGAGCTTCACGCCGGTGCTCGACCTCGACCACGGCTCGTCCGGGGTCATCGGCGACCGCGCCTTCCACCGCGACCCGCGCGTGGCCACCGTGCTGGCCAAGAGCCTGATGCACGGCCTGCTGCTGTCCGGCATGGCCAACTGCGGCAAGCACTTCCCCGGCCACGGCTTCGTGAAGGCCGACAGCCACACCGAGGTGCCCGTCGACAAGCGCTCGCTGAAGGCCATCCTGGCCGACGACGCGCGCCCGTACGAATGGCTCAGCACGAGCCTCACGAGCGTGATGCCGGCCCACGTGATCTACCCGAAGGTGGACGAACGCCCGGCGGGCTTCTCCGACCGTTGGCTGAAGGACATCCTGCGCCTGCAGCTCGGTTTCACCGGCGCGGTCTTCAGCGACGACCTCAGCATGGAGGGTGCACGCCGCATCGACGGCACGCTCGTGTCGTACGCGGATGCGGCCAAGGTGGCGCTGAATGCGGGTTGCGACCTGGTGTTGCTGTGCAACCAGTCCACGGGCGACGGCCGCCCGGTGGACGACCTGCTCGATGGTCTGGCGGAATCGCTCACCCAGGGTGGCTGGACGCCCGACCCTGACAGCGAAGCGCGCCGCGTGGCGCTGCTGCCGCAGGCGGCGCCGCTGACGTGGGATGCGCTGATGCACCATCCGGCCTACCAGCGGGCGCTGGAACGCCTGCCCTGA
- the era gene encoding GTPase Era — MNHPEQDPDVPEQNAEAQDSEPLSSDHDDEDGGGDTRCGLVAIVGRPNVGKSTLLNALVGQKVSITSDKAQTTRHRITGIRTVDDTQFVFVDTPGFQTKHTAALNRNLNRTVTGVLNDVDVVLFLVEAGRFGLDDAKVLALMPKDRPVFLIANKLDAVQRRADLMPWLKGMQDRHAFAEFVPLSAKKAADVERLLGIVKPYLPQQPWFYEEDALTDRTDRFLASELIREKLFRLTGDELPYTSTVVIDKFEEEGNLRRIAATIIVERDAHKGMVIGHDGERLKRIGSETRQELERLMDCKVFLELWVKVRSGWADNEEHLRSYGYE, encoded by the coding sequence ATGAACCACCCCGAGCAAGACCCCGATGTGCCCGAGCAGAACGCCGAGGCGCAGGACTCCGAACCGCTGTCGTCCGATCACGACGACGAAGACGGGGGCGGCGACACCCGCTGCGGCCTCGTCGCCATCGTGGGCCGGCCCAACGTCGGCAAGTCCACGCTGCTGAACGCGCTGGTCGGCCAGAAGGTCAGCATCACCTCCGACAAGGCGCAGACCACGCGCCACCGCATCACCGGCATCCGCACGGTCGACGACACCCAGTTCGTGTTCGTCGACACCCCCGGCTTCCAGACCAAGCACACGGCCGCGCTCAACCGCAACCTGAACCGCACGGTCACCGGGGTACTGAACGACGTCGACGTGGTGCTGTTCCTGGTGGAAGCCGGCCGCTTCGGCCTGGACGACGCCAAGGTGCTCGCGCTGATGCCGAAGGACCGCCCGGTGTTCCTGATCGCCAACAAGCTCGACGCCGTGCAGCGCCGCGCCGACCTGATGCCCTGGCTCAAGGGCATGCAGGACCGCCACGCGTTCGCCGAGTTCGTGCCGCTGTCGGCCAAGAAGGCGGCCGACGTCGAGCGCCTGCTGGGCATCGTGAAGCCCTACCTGCCGCAGCAGCCCTGGTTCTACGAGGAAGACGCGCTCACCGACCGCACCGACCGTTTCCTCGCGAGCGAACTCATCCGCGAGAAGCTCTTCCGCCTGACCGGCGACGAACTTCCCTACACCTCCACCGTCGTGATCGACAAGTTCGAGGAAGAGGGCAACCTGCGGCGCATCGCCGCCACCATCATCGTCGAACGCGATGCCCACAAGGGCATGGTGATCGGCCACGATGGCGAACGCCTCAAGCGCATCGGCTCCGAGACGCGCCAGGAGCTCGAGCGCCTGATGGACTGCAAGGTCTTCCTGGAGCTGTGGGTCAAGGTCCGTTCGGGCTGGGCCGACAACGAGGAACACCTCCGCAGCTACGGCTACGAATGA
- a CDS encoding pyridoxine 5'-phosphate synthase, translated as MNPLTSRGSGSHSQRAGTALSVNVNKVALLRNTRSLGIPSVVRAATLCLEAGADGITVHPRPDERHIRAHDVFDLAELLKAWPGAEFNIEGNPFHNLVDLAREVVARGLPLHQCTFVPDSVEQSTSDHGWRFPEDAARLAPLIADVKALGVRVSLFMDPTPEAMPAVRAVGADRVELYTETYARAHAEGRLAEVTPAFADTARAALREGLGVNAGHDLNLDNLTDFLKAVPGVQEVSIGHALVGDALEFGMAETVRRYLQCTREGNT; from the coding sequence ATGAATCCCTTGACGTCCCGCGGCTCCGGTTCCCATTCGCAACGCGCCGGCACCGCGCTGTCGGTCAACGTCAACAAGGTGGCCCTGCTGCGCAACACGCGCTCGCTCGGCATCCCGAGCGTCGTGCGCGCGGCCACGCTGTGCCTCGAAGCCGGGGCCGACGGCATCACGGTGCACCCGCGGCCCGACGAGCGCCACATCCGCGCCCACGACGTCTTCGACCTCGCCGAGCTGCTGAAGGCCTGGCCCGGCGCGGAGTTCAACATCGAGGGCAACCCGTTCCACAACCTGGTGGACCTGGCCCGCGAGGTGGTCGCGCGCGGCCTGCCGCTGCACCAGTGCACCTTCGTGCCCGACAGCGTCGAGCAGTCCACGTCCGACCATGGCTGGCGCTTCCCCGAGGACGCCGCGCGGCTGGCCCCGCTGATCGCCGACGTGAAGGCGCTGGGCGTGCGCGTGAGCCTGTTCATGGACCCGACACCCGAGGCCATGCCCGCCGTGCGCGCGGTGGGCGCCGACCGCGTCGAGCTCTACACCGAGACCTATGCCCGCGCCCACGCGGAAGGCCGTCTGGCCGAGGTGACGCCGGCGTTCGCGGACACCGCCCGCGCGGCGCTGCGCGAAGGCCTGGGCGTGAACGCCGGCCATGACCTCAACCTCGACAACCTGACGGACTTCCTGAAGGCCGTGCCCGGCGTGCAGGAGGTGTCGATCGGCCACGCGCTGGTGGGTGATGCCCTCGAGTTCGGCATGGCCGAGACCGTGCGCCGCTACCTGCAGTGCACGCGCGAGGGCAACACATGA